In Kitasatospora gansuensis, a genomic segment contains:
- a CDS encoding glyoxalase superfamily protein gives MDWKLELVAVPVTDVDRAKAFYTDQVGFHADHDHTVSDTIRFVQLTPPGSACSIALGKGLLDTPPGSAQGLQLVVADIHAARTELSSRGVAVSEVQEFPWGSFVFFADPDGNGWAVQQLPARAG, from the coding sequence ATGGACTGGAAACTCGAACTGGTGGCGGTCCCGGTCACGGATGTGGACCGGGCCAAGGCGTTCTACACCGATCAGGTCGGCTTCCACGCCGACCACGACCACACCGTCAGCGACACGATCCGCTTCGTCCAGCTGACTCCGCCGGGCTCGGCCTGCTCGATCGCCCTGGGGAAGGGGCTGCTGGACACCCCGCCGGGCTCGGCCCAGGGACTGCAGCTGGTGGTCGCCGACATCCACGCGGCCCGCACGGAGCTCTCCTCGCGGGGTGTGGCGGTGAGCGAGGTGCAGGAGTTCCCGTGGGGCTCCTTCGTCTTCTTCGCCGATCCGGACGGCAACGGCTGGGCGGTCCAGCAGCTCCCCGCCAGGGCCGGCTGA
- a CDS encoding intradiol ring-cleavage dioxygenase, which translates to MGHDHHDHHEGQRVSRRAALAGISSIGLGALLAACGSPKSSTSATTTTGATASISPQATTGDLTALFAGAGTCTLSPGTTQGPYYFDADKIRSDIREDREGVKLRIAIRVQDSEACGPLANAVVEIWHCDAAGLYSGAESLSSGGGGGGGPGGGTPPTGAPPSGGPGGGSGGGGGGGGGGDLTPTDDKRYLRGAQVTNADGIVQFTTIWPGWYVSRTVHIHAMVHIDNERTLTTQLMMDESLNSKVFAQQPYAKHTNRDTFNDGDSIYKESMLLKITEDADGYLGVITFGVDPDHDGK; encoded by the coding sequence ATGGGACACGACCACCACGATCACCACGAGGGCCAACGGGTCAGCCGCCGGGCCGCCCTGGCCGGGATCAGCAGCATCGGGCTCGGCGCCCTGCTCGCCGCCTGCGGCAGCCCGAAGTCCAGCACCAGTGCCACCACGACGACCGGCGCTACCGCCAGCATCTCCCCGCAGGCCACCACCGGGGACCTCACCGCCCTGTTCGCGGGCGCGGGTACCTGCACGCTCTCCCCCGGGACCACCCAGGGCCCGTACTACTTCGACGCCGACAAGATCCGCAGCGACATCCGCGAGGACCGGGAGGGCGTCAAGCTCCGCATCGCCATCCGGGTCCAGGACAGCGAGGCCTGCGGGCCGCTGGCCAACGCCGTGGTCGAGATCTGGCACTGCGACGCGGCCGGGCTCTACTCCGGCGCCGAATCCCTCTCCTCCGGCGGTGGTGGCGGTGGCGGGCCCGGTGGTGGCACCCCGCCGACCGGCGCACCCCCGTCCGGCGGGCCGGGCGGCGGCTCCGGTGGTGGTGGGGGTGGCGGTGGCGGTGGCGATCTCACGCCGACGGACGACAAGCGCTACCTGCGCGGCGCCCAGGTCACCAACGCCGACGGCATCGTCCAGTTCACCACCATCTGGCCCGGCTGGTACGTCAGCCGCACCGTGCACATCCACGCGATGGTGCACATCGACAACGAACGCACCCTCACCACCCAGCTGATGATGGACGAGTCGCTCAACTCCAAGGTCTTCGCGCAGCAGCCCTACGCCAAGCACACCAACCGCGACACCTTCAACGACGGCGACAGCATCTACAAGGAGTCCATGCTCCTCAAGATCACCGAGGACGCCGACGGCTACCTCGGCGTCATCACCTTCGGCGTCGACCCGGACCACGACGGGAAGTAG
- a CDS encoding pyridoxal-phosphate-dependent aminotransferase family protein: MSPFLDLPPLGAARFAAIEDQVAGLLRTRADVIVTQGEALLPLEAAIRSAAHPGSTALNIVTGPYGQTFGNWLRDCGTKVVDLVVPFSTAVTADQVAEALAAEPAVDFVSLVHAEAATGNTNPVAAIGEVVRAHGALLMLDAVASVAAEPLLTDAWGVDLCVIGGQKAMGGPAGVSAVSVSDRAWERILANPAAPRRSYLSLLDWKERWTDAGRTVLPHAPAQLEMLALGACLDRIEAETLDATIARHRAAAAATRAGVRALGTFSLFVPDDSAAAPVATTLRTPPGLDAAGLAEALDPALPIQAGGGALAGELLRVNHYGRAASLDTVLACLTALAARVQGADGVIEAAEAAWSVAIAG, from the coding sequence GTGAGCCCCTTCCTCGATCTCCCGCCGCTCGGCGCCGCCCGGTTCGCCGCGATCGAGGACCAGGTCGCCGGGCTGCTGCGGACCCGGGCCGACGTGATCGTCACCCAGGGCGAGGCGCTGCTCCCGCTGGAGGCGGCGATCCGGAGTGCCGCGCACCCGGGCTCCACCGCGCTCAACATCGTCACCGGCCCGTACGGGCAGACCTTCGGCAACTGGCTGCGCGACTGCGGCACCAAGGTGGTCGACCTGGTGGTCCCGTTCAGCACCGCCGTGACGGCCGATCAGGTCGCCGAGGCGCTGGCCGCCGAACCGGCGGTCGACTTCGTCTCGCTGGTGCACGCCGAGGCGGCCACCGGCAACACCAACCCGGTGGCCGCCATCGGCGAGGTGGTCCGGGCGCACGGGGCGCTGCTGATGCTGGACGCGGTCGCCTCGGTGGCGGCCGAGCCGCTGCTCACCGACGCCTGGGGCGTCGACCTCTGCGTGATCGGCGGCCAGAAGGCGATGGGCGGCCCGGCCGGGGTCTCCGCCGTCTCGGTCAGCGACCGGGCCTGGGAGCGGATCCTCGCCAACCCGGCCGCCCCGCGCCGCTCGTACCTCTCGCTGCTGGACTGGAAGGAGCGCTGGACGGACGCCGGGCGCACCGTACTGCCGCACGCCCCGGCCCAGTTGGAGATGCTCGCGCTGGGCGCCTGCCTGGACCGGATCGAGGCCGAGACGCTGGACGCCACCATCGCCCGGCACCGCGCGGCGGCCGCCGCGACCCGGGCGGGCGTCCGGGCGCTCGGGACGTTCTCGCTCTTCGTCCCGGACGACTCCGCCGCCGCCCCGGTCGCCACCACGCTCCGTACGCCGCCCGGCCTGGACGCCGCCGGGCTCGCCGAGGCGCTGGACCCGGCGCTGCCGATCCAGGCCGGTGGCGGTGCGCTGGCCGGCGAGCTGCTGCGGGTCAACCACTACGGCCGCGCGGCGTCCCTGGACACCGTGCTGGCCTGCCTGACCGCGCTGGCCGCTCGGGTTCAGGGGGCGGACGGGGTCATCGAGGCGGCCGAGGCGGCTTGGTCGGTCGCGATCGCGGGCTGA
- a CDS encoding uracil-DNA glycosylase, translating into MAARPLNEIVEPGWAKALEPVAGRVAAMGDFLRGELAAGRTYLPSGPNVLRAFQQPFDRVRVLIVGQDPYPTPGHAVGLSFSVAPEVRPIPGSLINIFQEYGRDLSFPPPANGDLTPWTEQGVLLLNRALTTAPGKPAAHRGKGWEEVTEQAIRALVDRGGPLVAILWGRDARNLRPLLGQVPAVESAHPSPMSASGGFFGSRPFSRANQMLVGQGAQPVDWRLP; encoded by the coding sequence ATGGCTGCACGTCCGTTGAACGAGATTGTCGAGCCCGGCTGGGCCAAGGCCCTGGAGCCGGTGGCCGGACGGGTCGCCGCGATGGGCGACTTCCTGCGCGGGGAGCTGGCCGCGGGCCGGACCTACCTGCCGTCGGGCCCGAACGTGCTGCGGGCGTTCCAGCAGCCCTTCGACCGCGTCCGGGTGCTGATCGTGGGTCAGGACCCCTACCCGACGCCGGGTCACGCGGTCGGCCTGAGCTTCTCGGTGGCCCCCGAGGTACGCCCGATCCCGGGCAGCCTGATCAACATCTTCCAGGAGTACGGCCGCGACCTCAGCTTCCCGCCGCCCGCCAACGGCGACCTCACTCCCTGGACCGAACAGGGCGTGCTGCTGCTCAACCGGGCGCTGACCACCGCCCCCGGCAAGCCGGCCGCGCACCGGGGCAAGGGCTGGGAAGAGGTCACCGAGCAGGCGATCCGGGCCCTGGTGGACCGGGGCGGGCCACTGGTCGCGATCCTCTGGGGGCGCGACGCCCGTAACCTGCGCCCCTTGCTCGGCCAGGTGCCGGCCGTCGAGTCGGCCCACCCGAGCCCGATGTCGGCGAGCGGCGGTTTCTTCGGCTCCCGCCCGTTCAGCCGGGCCAACCAGATGCTGGTTGGCCAGGGCGCCCAGCCGGTGGACTGGCGCCTGCCGTAA
- a CDS encoding RNA-guided endonuclease InsQ/TnpB family protein, translating into MHLRYSFRICPTVGQRQALARTFGCARVVYNDALTMRKRAWKADRSKVPTGALAKSVITDAKKTEARSWLGSVSVDALQSSLRDLDTAYRNFFDSLSGKRAGRRSGLPRFKSRKDNRQSLRFSRNGFRLRSNGKLNLAKIGDVRVKWSRVLPADSSSVTIVLDPSGRYHASFVVDVEPDHLPELDTEIGIDLGLTTYAVLSDGTVIDNPRFLRKAEKTLKAAQRALSRKAKGSKNRAKARRKVARAHAKVADTRLDWQHKQTTRLIRENQAVYLEDLNVRGLARTWLAKSVHDAGWSTFRRLLTEKAARYGRHVGVIGRFEPTSQVCSACGVLDGPKPLAVREWTCTACGTLHDRDLNAARNILAAGQADRLNACGGPVRPGVAIPRQVQPVETGTHRNAGRTGRKPRALARGGCQQVSFPGSSGTIGNHPALDRRRPAGHAPVPRKG; encoded by the coding sequence GTGCATCTTCGGTACTCCTTTCGGATCTGTCCGACGGTGGGTCAGCGGCAAGCGTTGGCCCGTACGTTCGGGTGCGCGCGGGTGGTTTACAACGATGCGCTCACCATGCGGAAGCGGGCGTGGAAGGCGGATCGGTCGAAGGTTCCGACGGGGGCTCTGGCCAAGTCGGTGATCACCGACGCGAAGAAGACCGAGGCCAGGTCGTGGCTGGGATCGGTGTCGGTCGACGCGTTGCAGTCGTCCCTTCGTGATCTAGACACGGCGTATCGGAACTTCTTCGACTCGCTGTCCGGGAAACGTGCCGGTCGCCGTTCGGGTCTGCCCCGGTTCAAGTCGCGGAAGGACAACCGGCAGTCGCTTCGGTTTTCCCGCAATGGGTTCCGGCTGCGGTCCAACGGAAAGCTGAATCTTGCCAAGATCGGTGACGTGCGGGTCAAGTGGTCGCGGGTGCTGCCCGCCGATTCGTCGTCGGTGACGATAGTGCTGGACCCGTCCGGCAGGTACCACGCCAGCTTCGTCGTGGACGTCGAACCTGACCATCTGCCCGAGCTGGACACCGAGATCGGGATCGACCTCGGCCTGACCACCTACGCCGTCCTGTCCGACGGCACGGTGATCGACAACCCGCGCTTTCTGCGCAAGGCCGAGAAGACGCTCAAGGCCGCGCAGCGGGCGCTGTCCCGTAAGGCCAAGGGGTCGAAGAACCGGGCGAAGGCCCGCAGGAAGGTCGCCAGGGCTCATGCCAAGGTGGCCGACACCCGACTGGACTGGCAGCACAAGCAGACGACCCGGTTGATCCGTGAGAACCAAGCGGTGTACCTGGAAGACCTGAACGTGCGCGGCCTCGCCCGGACCTGGCTGGCCAAGTCCGTCCACGACGCAGGGTGGTCCACCTTCCGCCGTCTGCTCACCGAGAAAGCCGCTCGGTACGGCAGGCACGTCGGCGTGATCGGACGGTTTGAACCCACCTCGCAGGTGTGCTCCGCGTGCGGGGTCCTGGACGGACCCAAGCCCCTCGCGGTCCGCGAGTGGACCTGTACCGCCTGCGGCACCCTGCATGATCGTGACCTCAATGCTGCTCGGAACATCCTGGCCGCCGGGCAGGCGGACAGGCTAAACGCCTGCGGAGGGCCGGTAAGACCTGGCGTGGCAATCCCACGCCAGGTACAGCCCGTCGAAACAGGAACCCACCGGAACGCCGGCCGCACCGGGCGCAAGCCCCGTGCTTTAGCGCGGGGAGGATGTCAACAGGTCTCTTTCCCAGGGAGTTCCGGAACCATCGGCAATCATCCCGCCCTGGACCGCCGCCGCCCCGCCGGACACGCGCCGGTTCCCCGGAAGGGGTGA
- a CDS encoding SCO1860 family LAETG-anchored protein — protein MPVRQSVLRTSAATALTAALVLPGATAHAAESSTGKAAAVTAELDLQVALVGGTAAVPVRISLNKVESPATLNGSVLTAKVDGVDQGRPVTLVRAEVGKSSTKADATGAAAKVELLDADVRAPGLLGAALLELEALSAEVSCPVDGPPTAKVNSPARITVLGKPVTLGLNGPTHVDVPGVGVVDVQFSRRSTTSSTAAASALEVTLDVNPLKLNVAKVTGRITVASVSCEKPVPATVPSAGSTPTRANRAVPAVASESPEGRVLAATGSSGTGTVLAASGTLLAVGAVALRMTRRRRAHVRKH, from the coding sequence ATGCCCGTGCGCCAATCCGTCCTCCGTACCTCGGCCGCCACCGCCCTGACCGCCGCGCTGGTCCTGCCGGGCGCCACCGCCCACGCGGCCGAGTCGTCGACCGGCAAAGCGGCCGCCGTCACGGCCGAACTCGACCTGCAGGTCGCCCTGGTGGGCGGCACCGCCGCCGTCCCGGTCCGGATCTCGCTGAACAAGGTGGAGTCCCCGGCCACCCTGAACGGTTCGGTCCTGACCGCCAAGGTGGACGGCGTGGACCAGGGGCGGCCGGTCACCCTGGTCCGGGCGGAGGTCGGCAAGTCCAGCACCAAGGCGGACGCCACCGGCGCCGCCGCCAAGGTCGAGCTGCTGGACGCCGACGTCCGGGCCCCCGGCCTGCTCGGTGCGGCCCTGCTCGAACTGGAGGCGCTGAGCGCCGAGGTCAGCTGCCCGGTGGACGGGCCGCCCACCGCCAAGGTGAACTCGCCGGCCCGGATCACCGTGCTCGGCAAGCCGGTCACGCTCGGCCTGAACGGGCCGACCCACGTGGACGTCCCGGGGGTCGGGGTGGTCGACGTCCAGTTCTCCCGGCGGAGCACCACCTCCAGTACGGCCGCCGCCTCCGCCCTGGAGGTCACCCTGGACGTCAATCCGCTGAAGCTGAACGTCGCCAAGGTCACCGGCAGGATCACGGTGGCCTCGGTCAGCTGCGAGAAGCCCGTCCCGGCCACCGTCCCGTCGGCCGGCAGCACCCCGACCCGGGCCAACCGGGCCGTCCCCGCGGTGGCGAGCGAGAGCCCCGAGGGCCGGGTGTTGGCCGCCACCGGCAGCAGCGGCACGGGCACCGTACTGGCCGCTTCGGGCACCCTGCTGGCGGTCGGGGCGGTGGCCCTGCGGATGACCCGGCGCCGCCGGGCGCACGTCCGCAAGCACTGA
- a CDS encoding phosphatidylinositol-specific phospholipase C: MQLTRRTLLSTAAATLVTGALGGGPAAAAVRAGSSWMAGLPDGRSLLRMTIPGTHDSCCTDPANGSEWSHTQNWGVPEQLERGIRFLDIRCNGLAGAPDAFGIYHGSWYQDTTFDQVLNQCRSFLAGHPGEVLLMRVKKENGTNNDVGADFARIFNGYLDTKGYRPLFWTNPWFPTLGQARGRIVLLTDFANDWSVLHWPGGDNGFLSNDVINLQDRYTGISSGTKWSSYVQRQFDNAFNDQGSAKLYINFASIGNGEWPKYSSQTVMQKVWEYLEARKQQRANLGVVPMDFPDFHTNALQLLIDKNFI, translated from the coding sequence ATGCAGCTGACCCGCCGTACGCTCCTCAGTACCGCCGCCGCCACCCTGGTCACCGGTGCGCTCGGTGGCGGGCCGGCCGCGGCCGCCGTGAGAGCGGGGTCGTCCTGGATGGCCGGACTGCCGGACGGGCGGTCGCTGCTGCGGATGACCATCCCCGGTACGCACGACTCCTGCTGCACCGACCCGGCCAACGGCAGCGAGTGGTCGCACACCCAGAACTGGGGCGTACCAGAGCAGTTGGAGCGCGGCATCCGCTTCCTCGACATCCGGTGCAACGGTCTGGCGGGCGCGCCGGACGCGTTCGGGATCTACCACGGGAGCTGGTACCAGGACACCACCTTCGACCAGGTGCTGAACCAGTGCCGGAGCTTCCTGGCCGGCCACCCGGGCGAGGTGCTGCTGATGCGGGTGAAGAAGGAGAACGGCACCAACAACGACGTCGGCGCGGACTTCGCCCGGATCTTCAACGGCTATCTGGACACCAAGGGTTACCGGCCGCTGTTCTGGACCAACCCGTGGTTCCCCACCCTCGGCCAGGCCCGCGGGCGAATCGTGCTGCTGACCGACTTCGCCAACGACTGGTCGGTGCTGCACTGGCCGGGCGGGGACAACGGCTTCCTGTCCAACGACGTGATCAACCTGCAGGACCGGTACACCGGCATCAGCAGCGGCACCAAGTGGTCCTCGTACGTGCAGCGGCAGTTCGACAACGCCTTCAACGACCAGGGCTCGGCGAAGCTCTACATCAACTTCGCCAGCATCGGGAACGGCGAGTGGCCGAAGTACTCTTCCCAGACCGTCATGCAGAAGGTCTGGGAGTACCTGGAGGCCCGCAAGCAGCAGCGGGCCAACCTCGGCGTGGTGCCGATGGACTTCCCCGACTTCCACACCAACGCCCTGCAGCTGCTGATCGACAAGAACTTCATCTGA
- a CDS encoding amidohydrolase family protein, translating into MSDAAVLHVKGRVLVGPEDVRDELWVLDGRVTYERPAGETRTVHGWAVPGLVDAHCHVGLDAHGAVDAETSEKQAITDRDAGTLLIRDAGSAADTRWIDDREDLPRIIRAGRHIARTRRYIRNYAHEIEPGDLPAYVRAEARRGDGWVKLVGDWIDRDRGDLAACWPGDALRDAIAAAHQEGARVTAHCFAAESLPDLLAAGIDCVEHATGLTEELIPQFAERGVAIVPTLVNIATFPKLAAGGEQRFPAWSAHMRRLHERRYDTVGAAHDAGVPIYVGTDAGGSLAHGLVADEVAELVKAGLSPLTALGAATWSAREWLGRPGLTEGAPADLVVYASDPRADPRVLADPQLIVLRGRII; encoded by the coding sequence ATGAGCGATGCTGCGGTGCTGCACGTCAAGGGCCGGGTGCTGGTCGGGCCCGAGGACGTCCGGGACGAACTCTGGGTGCTGGACGGCCGGGTGACGTACGAGCGGCCGGCCGGCGAGACCCGTACGGTGCACGGCTGGGCGGTCCCGGGGCTGGTCGACGCGCACTGCCACGTCGGCCTGGACGCGCACGGCGCGGTGGACGCCGAGACCAGCGAGAAGCAGGCGATCACCGACCGGGACGCGGGCACCCTGCTGATCCGGGACGCCGGTTCGGCCGCCGACACCCGCTGGATCGACGACCGCGAGGACCTGCCCCGGATCATCCGGGCGGGCCGTCACATCGCCCGCACCAGGCGCTACATCCGCAACTACGCGCACGAGATCGAGCCCGGCGACCTGCCCGCGTACGTCCGGGCCGAGGCCCGGCGCGGCGACGGCTGGGTCAAGCTGGTCGGCGACTGGATCGACCGCGACCGCGGCGACCTGGCCGCCTGCTGGCCGGGCGACGCCCTGCGCGACGCCATCGCGGCCGCCCACCAGGAGGGGGCCCGGGTCACCGCGCACTGCTTCGCCGCCGAGTCGCTGCCCGACCTGCTGGCCGCCGGGATCGACTGCGTGGAGCACGCGACCGGTCTGACCGAGGAACTGATCCCGCAGTTCGCCGAGCGCGGCGTCGCGATCGTGCCCACCCTGGTCAACATCGCGACCTTCCCGAAGCTGGCGGCCGGCGGCGAACAGCGCTTCCCGGCCTGGTCGGCCCACATGCGGCGGCTGCACGAACGCCGCTACGACACGGTCGGCGCCGCCCACGACGCGGGCGTACCGATCTACGTCGGCACCGACGCGGGCGGCTCCCTCGCCCACGGCCTGGTCGCCGACGAGGTGGCCGAACTCGTCAAGGCCGGTCTCTCGCCCCTCACCGCACTCGGCGCCGCCACCTGGTCCGCCCGCGAGTGGCTGGGCCGCCCGGGCCTCACCGAGGGCGCCCCGGCCGACCTGGTCGTCTACGCCTCGGACCCCCGCGCGGACCCCCGGGTACTGGCCGACCCCCAACTCATCGTCCTCCGCGGCCGGATCATCTAG
- a CDS encoding YcxB family protein has translation MDITATFRLTEQDLRRALRNVPALRRMTLLGGIAMVAGLLVWALTGEPNMGLLGMGPVVLVVTEGIVVRGGAKKSAELITEPWTVRVTEQTYSLKTAASEATVEWRLYREVTGRAGFWYLQQTNKAVAFVPQDAFDEGQRAELAEFFARTLPPVKRPWYRLF, from the coding sequence ATGGACATCACCGCCACCTTCCGGCTGACCGAGCAGGATCTCCGGAGGGCGCTCCGGAACGTTCCGGCGCTGCGGCGGATGACCCTTCTCGGGGGGATCGCCATGGTGGCCGGGCTGCTGGTCTGGGCGCTGACCGGGGAGCCAAACATGGGGCTGCTGGGGATGGGGCCGGTGGTGCTGGTGGTGACCGAGGGGATAGTGGTCCGGGGCGGCGCGAAGAAGAGTGCCGAGTTGATCACGGAGCCGTGGACGGTGCGGGTCACCGAGCAGACGTACTCGCTCAAGACCGCCGCGAGTGAGGCGACGGTGGAGTGGCGGCTGTACCGGGAGGTGACCGGGCGGGCGGGGTTCTGGTACCTCCAGCAGACCAACAAGGCGGTGGCGTTCGTGCCGCAGGACGCCTTCGACGAGGGGCAGCGCGCGGAGCTGGCGGAGTTCTTCGCCCGCACGCTGCCGCCGGTCAAGCGTCCCTGGTACCGCCTGTTCTGA
- the glnII gene encoding glutamine synthetase: MAIKAEYIWIDGTKPTAKLRSKTRVLANADKIPTWGFDGSSTNQAEGHASDRVLDPVKVVKDPIRGGDHILVLCEVLETDGTPHESNTRALLRPVAEQFSAQEAIFGIEQEYTFFKGSRPLGFPEGGYPAPQGGYYCGIGAEEVFGREIVELHLDRCIDAGLAICGINAEVMPGQWEFQIGPVDALTVSDDLWIARYLLYRTAEEFGIDATLDAKPVRGDWNGAGAHTNFSTKAMREGYDAIITACESLGASQEKVLEHVNQYGDDIQSRLTGKHETAPWNVYSYGASDRGASVRIPWQVEVDRKGYIEDRRPNANVDPYVVTRLIVNTCCSALEKAGQI, translated from the coding sequence ATGGCAATCAAGGCCGAGTACATCTGGATCGACGGCACCAAGCCGACCGCCAAGCTCCGTTCCAAGACTCGGGTGCTGGCCAACGCGGACAAGATCCCCACCTGGGGCTTCGACGGTTCCTCGACCAACCAGGCCGAGGGTCACGCCTCGGACCGTGTGCTCGACCCGGTCAAGGTCGTGAAGGACCCGATCCGCGGCGGCGACCACATCCTGGTCCTCTGCGAGGTCCTGGAGACGGACGGCACCCCGCACGAGTCCAACACCCGTGCGCTGCTGCGTCCGGTCGCCGAGCAGTTCTCCGCCCAGGAGGCGATCTTCGGCATCGAGCAGGAGTACACCTTCTTCAAGGGCTCCCGCCCGCTCGGCTTCCCGGAGGGCGGTTACCCGGCCCCGCAGGGTGGTTACTACTGCGGCATCGGCGCCGAGGAGGTCTTCGGCCGCGAGATCGTCGAGCTGCACCTCGACCGCTGCATCGACGCCGGCCTGGCGATCTGCGGCATCAACGCCGAGGTCATGCCCGGCCAGTGGGAGTTCCAGATCGGCCCGGTCGACGCGCTGACCGTCTCGGACGACCTGTGGATCGCCCGCTACCTGCTCTACCGCACCGCCGAGGAGTTCGGCATCGACGCCACCCTGGACGCCAAGCCGGTGCGCGGCGACTGGAACGGCGCGGGCGCGCACACCAACTTCTCCACCAAGGCGATGCGTGAGGGCTACGACGCCATCATCACCGCCTGTGAGTCGCTCGGCGCCTCGCAGGAGAAGGTCCTCGAGCACGTCAACCAGTACGGTGACGACATCCAGTCCCGCCTGACCGGCAAGCACGAGACCGCCCCGTGGAACGTCTACTCCTACGGCGCGTCCGACCGTGGCGCCTCGGTCCGCATCCCCTGGCAGGTCGAGGTCGACCGCAAGGGCTACATCGAGGACCGTCGCCCGAACGCGAACGTCGACCCGTACGTGGTCACCCGCCTGATCGTCAACACCTGCTGCTCGGCCCTCGAGAAGGCCGGCCAGATCTGA
- a CDS encoding M48 family metalloprotease — MDDFTPEQVARGRALRRAQLPWALGARAAGLLPLLLLGLTPAGAGLVGWAGDLFGGSRTAQVLAGVALLLLLGELAQLPFGARLRVIRREYGLITQGWAGWAVDLLRGLALGLVLALPVGYGLYALTDRSPEHWWLPAALLAALLVPLLSFLFPLLVEPLFNRFTPLPEGELRTALLDLAARDAIRVREVLVADASRRTTALNAYVSGLGATRRIVAYDTLIGTADPREVELVVAHELGHVKHRDVLTGTLLGALGAAVAVALLGLLTSWQPLLDAASATSAADPRSLFLFAACAAVLGALAGPLQCAASRRIEARADRHALELTSDPEQFIAMQRRLAVTNIADVDPPRLLHLLFATHPSAAARIAAARVWSAGTPGPRVSG, encoded by the coding sequence ATGGACGACTTCACCCCCGAGCAGGTGGCCCGGGGCCGGGCGCTGCGCCGGGCCCAACTGCCCTGGGCGCTCGGCGCCCGCGCCGCCGGACTGCTGCCCCTGCTGCTGCTCGGCCTCACCCCGGCCGGGGCCGGCCTGGTCGGCTGGGCCGGCGACCTGTTCGGCGGCTCCCGGACGGCGCAGGTGCTGGCCGGGGTGGCGCTCCTGCTGCTGCTCGGCGAGCTGGCCCAACTCCCTTTCGGCGCACGGCTGCGGGTGATCCGCCGGGAGTACGGCCTGATCACCCAGGGCTGGGCCGGCTGGGCGGTGGACCTGCTGCGCGGTCTTGCCCTCGGCCTGGTGCTGGCGCTGCCGGTCGGGTACGGGCTGTACGCGCTCACCGACCGGTCGCCGGAGCACTGGTGGCTGCCCGCCGCGCTGCTCGCCGCCCTGCTGGTGCCACTGCTCTCCTTCCTCTTCCCACTGCTGGTCGAGCCGCTGTTCAACCGCTTCACCCCGCTGCCCGAAGGCGAACTGCGCACCGCCCTGCTGGACTTGGCCGCCCGGGACGCGATCCGGGTCCGCGAGGTGCTGGTCGCCGACGCCTCCCGCCGGACCACCGCGCTGAACGCCTACGTCTCCGGCCTCGGCGCGACCCGCCGGATCGTCGCGTACGACACCCTGATCGGCACCGCCGACCCCCGCGAGGTCGAACTCGTGGTCGCCCACGAACTCGGCCACGTCAAGCACCGGGACGTCCTCACCGGCACCCTGCTCGGCGCACTGGGCGCGGCCGTCGCGGTGGCCCTGCTCGGGCTGCTCACCTCCTGGCAGCCGCTGCTCGACGCCGCCTCCGCCACCTCGGCCGCCGACCCGCGCTCGCTCTTCCTGTTCGCGGCCTGCGCCGCCGTACTCGGCGCCCTGGCCGGGCCCCTCCAGTGCGCCGCGAGCCGCCGGATCGAGGCCAGGGCCGACCGCCACGCCCTCGAACTCACCTCGGACCCCGAGCAGTTCATCGCGATGCAGCGCCGCCTGGCGGTGACCAACATCGCCGACGTCGACCCGCCCCGACTGCTCCACCTGCTCTTCGCCACCCACCCGAGCGCCGCCGCCCGGATCGCCGCCGCCCGCGTCTGGTCGGCGGGCACTCCGGGACCGCGCGTGTCGGGGTGA